DNA sequence from the Gopherus evgoodei ecotype Sinaloan lineage chromosome 3, rGopEvg1_v1.p, whole genome shotgun sequence genome:
GCTAAATCAGGATCTAAATTCTAACcattgttttgttggtttttgtttttttaataaaaaatatattttaaggccaTCTACAATACATATAAGGATCTGTGGACTTAAATGTCCAAACCAAGCTTGCTAAAGCTTTGGCACATTTCTGAGACATACAAGAGATCCAGCCTGCAGTGCAAGCCAACTGAACTTCAATCATATCAGACAATAACCATGTTGTAACTGGGTCCTCCAACCCAGTTATACATTTAGTGTAGGCCTCTGTTATGCTGAGAGTTACTGGTGACTGTATCGAACACAAACTGCTTTGAGTCTGAGTGTAAACACACCCTTCATTTATCATAATTGTCAGATGACTTAACCAGGAACTAAGACAAAAGAGGGTTGTGGGCGCACCAAAGAGTTTGGGCTGAGAGGGGGTTTTACTGAGTATTGTGTGTGAGACGGGTGGGTAAAAaagcagaacacacacacacacacacacaaagaacaaaGAGTGATGCAGAGTaaagcaagaaagccaagcaaTGTCCTGTGAGCATAAGGTATAACCCTGGAAAAGCTGGAGAGAGACTTTTTGGGTCTGATGTTTACTAAAGAGGCTTGGAGCTGAAAGCTAAAAAAAATGCTCCTTTTGTTATTGATTCtttctgcattcagagacacaggactGTGGACATCCTTTGCAAATAATACACaaaattgcatcaaagaaataattGCCTATCCCCAATTTCTCCTCTCAACTGGAATATTACCAGGGCTGTGAACTTTGACACCCGGGCCAAAAGGGGCAACACCTCAGTTTAGATCTCGGCATGATCTAAAGCATATAGTGAGCCTGTTTATGATATAGTTTGGCTCCATCTAGCCAGAGGCCAGATCAAAGTATTCTATAACTAGAGTTAGTCAAACAATACAAAAAATACTTCATGATATTTTTGTTTCTATATTATTTCCTTTTTCCTTGACATTTGAATTTTTGACAAAAACCTTCctaaaaacatccaattttgggAGGGGAAATTTTAGCCTCCTCTACTTATCAGTCACAACCAAATTGATCAGCCATTGTGAGACTCAGGCATTCTGGGGAAAGTATATGTAAGATTTAAAGAAGCAATGATGGTGGCGTGGGaaaaataacaatagcagtgtgggTTTCGTGTGCTATCTGCCTGCTGTTTCCTGTAAGTTCAAAAATGCAGAGAAAATGCTCAGTGGgtattttcagatgttttctcCTACATTGCGCCACCTTCACTAGACCGGGAGAAAGTGAAACCTTTCTGTCTGTTTGTGAGAGTTGTGGGAACTAGAGACCTCACATCCTCTTCCTTTTGTACACATAATCAAGTGAGATTTCATCCCCCTCAAAGGCAAGGGCACCAGGCAGCAGCGGGGCAGGAGATGGAGAAGTTTCGCACTGTGTTGGATTTCTACCTCAGTCACCGGAAGGTGCTCAGTTACAGCGCCGTGTCCCTGCTGACCGCGGGCAGCGAGCGTCTCTTCTCAGTCGTGGTGTTCCAATGCCCCTGCAACTCCTGGAACACGCTCTACGGCTCTgtcttcctgctggtgcctgccCTGATCCTCTTCCTTCTTGGCTACCTGCTGAACGTCAGGACCTGGCGGCTGTTCACTGGCTGCTGTGCCCCAGGCAAGTGTTGCTGCTGCATCCATAGGAGGCGCTGCTGGCGCTACTTTAGGGTGCTGTGGCTGGTGACGGTGAGCGCTGCTGTGGCCCCGCTCACCTGGATTGCTGTGGCCCTTCTTGGAGCCAACTTCTATGAGTGCGCAGCAAGTGGgagcagcctgttgcagaggCACTTGTGCCAAGGCAGAGGGACCCAGTGCCATGAGCAGGTGGCCAGAATACCCTGTGGTGGGACTCTCTCCCAAGAGGCACAGACATTTGTGAGCCTTCGGGCTCAGTCCCAGGTACGGTCTCTTCCATCCTTTGATTGATCCTATTGGCTTTTGCCCCATGGAGGTGCAATGGACGCAGAGTGATTTCCGAAGAGATGGAGAGGCAACATAAGTTGGTCAGTTAAAGTAGGTGCTGTCCCTACAGGTGCCACCTCAGCTTACTTATGCTGATCTGATGGCCTTGGGATGCAGCCTCAAGACTATgatatgaaaaataaatttttgCACTTATGTAGTTAGCAAAATATTCTAAACTGGCTAAAAGAAAGGTAATATGTTGTTAGTTGCATCTCCCACTGCAGTCTGTATTGCTTTCTACCATTTTGGCCTGCTGTAAATCTGAGGAGATTGCTTCATAACGATGTCCATGCCTTTTCCTTTGAGGCAAGTTGAGAATAAGCCTGCATGGGCAGGGAACTTGACTGGATGTCACATAATTGGGCTTTCCCATCTGTAGATTTTTGTACCCATTTCAAAAGAGATGTATTTTgaatttctcttctctttttccacttCTTTGCCTCTCTTTAAATCATGAACCCTTTTAAGTTCAGTTCCTATGCATAAGAGGCAGCTGGTGTTTATTTAAAATCTTTCATTACAGCAGAGAATTAGCATTTGAAAAAGAATGTATTGAGGGTCTGACTGTGGGGCCCCCAAGTTTGAAATCACAGTCAATTTCACACTCATATTCCAGAAATaggatttaatttttgtttcgcTGAAAGCAAAGTAGCTATTGACTGTGGAGAGCTGAAAAGGAAGAATGTGTttgtttcccccttccccttcttTATGATGAAAAAAGAGGCCTACAAAGTTTGGggacttttttgtttgttcttgttttaaTTTCTCCTGTTTTCTTCCATTAGTAATCCAGGTTTGATCATCTCCTCTTTTCATTAGAAGATTATAAGACTTTGACTTCAATAAGAAAACAGGGTGTATCCTTAACTGGAGTTTGCTAACTAGAAGCAAAATCccagtgaagacatggcagttTGTAGTTTTTGCATGAGTAAGCAGCTCAAGTTAATTActcagagtatggctacacttacagctgtacagcgctgggagttacagctgtcttcgtacagctgtgtagggaaagcgctgcagtgtggccacactgacagctaccagcgctccagtgtggccacatttgcagcatttgcagcactgttgggagtggtgcattatggacagctatcctacagagcacctcatcccattttggtgccgtgggttgtgggaaggggacagaagggtgcaggtcattccgcttcctgtcccaacgccccgtgatgcatcgcttcacatcccaacagtcactgtttttccgtccatgtttggcgccattgtgactctcccaacagtttctgtgcagcgtgatttctgtgggaaatggagcccgaactgctgaagaCTTTGCTgacgagtgtcgccagcacatcccgtttggcagttgagctgttccttcagctccaaagtgacagtgaggagtccgacgatatCGAGTCACCTGATGCGTGTGACACTaacttgcttgtggcattcacggaaatgctcagcaccgtggaacgccattTTTGGgttcgggaaacaagcactgagtggtgggatcacattgtcatggaagtctgggatgacgagcagtggctgcagaactttcggatgagaaaagccactttcatggcactgtgtgctgagctcgcccccatcctgcggcgcaaggacacaagattgagagctgccctgccagtggagaagtgggtagctattgcagtctggaagctggcaacgccagacagctaccgatcggtccccaaccagtttggagtgggaaaattgaccattggaatcgtgttgatgcaagttttcagggccattaattgcattctgctgagaagaaccgtgactctggggaacgtgcaggacattctggatggctttgcacaaatgggtttccctaactgtggaggggcgatagatgggacgcatattcctattctggcaccaacccacctagcatccgagtacattaatcggaaggggtatttctctatggttctccaggcgcttgtggatcaccgtgggcatttcattgacattaacacaggctggcctggaaaggtgcatgatgcacacatctttcggaacagtggcctgttcaggaagatgcaggccgggacttttttcccagacaggAAGAttacagtaggggacgttgaaatgcccattgtgatccttggagaccccgcttatccGTTAATAATGCCtgggctcatgaaaccgtattcAGGGAACtagacaggagcaaggactggttcaactacaggctgagctggtgcagaatgactgtggagtgtgcttttggctgtttaaaagggcgctggcaatctctgtatgggaagctagactttggggaaagcagcatccctgcggttatatccgcgtgctgtaccctccataatatttgtgaagggaagggtgaaacattcagtcagga
Encoded proteins:
- the CALHM6 gene encoding calcium homeostasis modulator protein 6 produces the protein MEKFRTVLDFYLSHRKVLSYSAVSLLTAGSERLFSVVVFQCPCNSWNTLYGSVFLLVPALILFLLGYLLNVRTWRLFTGCCAPGKCCCCIHRRRCWRYFRVLWLVTVSAAVAPLTWIAVALLGANFYECAASGSSLLQRHLCQGRGTQCHEQVARIPCGGTLSQEAQTFVSLRAQSQVLGCILVASIMALVLTVTCINRCRSPVSFLQLRFWKIYLEKEREVFERKAKEHATKLAERNLKCFFEFTEPEPFQTPSNKDWQQISSLYAFNTKGQYYSMIHKYISANRGTSIRSTAEDVLSPALGFVDGTDFNEMGTL